Below is a genomic region from Mucilaginibacter auburnensis.
AGTTTTATCAGGCGGGAACTGGATGCACTGTACATCACCCCAACAGGAAAACTAAAAGAAATGAAAAACGGCGACCCGGTGAAAGTAGCTGGTCTCATTACCATACGCCAGCGGCCCGGCACCGCTAAAGGGGTATTATTTGTTACTATTAAAGACGAAACCGGCTTTGCCAACCTGGTGATATGGGAAAAGATATTTGAAAAATACCGCAAAGAAATACTACAGGCCAAGCTATTTATGGTTGAAGGTAATTTGCAAATTGAAGGCGATGTGATACACGTGGTAAGCACCCGCTGCTTCAACCTCAACAAAATGCTGCATAACCTAACCGCTGTTAATGATGATGATTTTCCTTTCCTGCCATCGCGGGGTGATGAAGTTACTTCACCTTTTCCTTATGATGCAAGGCAAATACCCAAAGAAAAGATACCTACGGAGGTGTTCCATAAGGGGCGGAATTTTCATTAAGGTTAATCTGTCCCATCCTACCCCTCAAATTGTCTTTTTTGCCCAACATATTGTTTTGTAGTCAATTGTAACTTGCGATAACAAAAATCTACAATTATGGAAACACTGCACTTTAAAATTCTGATCAACGCGACACGCGAAAAGGTTTGGAAAACAACACTTGATGATGCCACCTACCGTGAGTGGACCTCGGCATTTATGCCGGGCTCATATGCTGTAACAGATTGGCAAAAAGGAAGCAAAACCTTATTTCTGGGTCCGGATGGTTCGGGCATGGTATCTCGCATTGCCGAGAACATTCCTAATGAATTTTTATCAATAGAACACTTGGGCGAAATAAAAGACGGTGTGGAAGACACAACCAGCGAAAAGGTACAACAATGGAGCGGCGCCTTTGAAAATTACACACTTAAAGATGTTGACGGCCAAACCGAATTCTCGGTTGACTGCGATATGGCCGACGATTATGCAGACATGTTTAAAGATATATGGCCCAAAGCATTAGCTAAGTTAAAAGAAGTGGCAGAGCGTGAGTAATAAAAAAGCCGGTTAGCAAAACTAACCGGCTTCCTTCAATTACTTAGGTTCAATATCCCGCCTGTTCTCAAACTCATTGTCTAAGCCAAATCGTTCCCTGTCCCTTATATCAATAGGGCCTTCTTCGGCATTTTGATATTGGCCATCGTTATCTGCCGTACCTTCCTGGTGCATGTTATTACCGTCGGGCGTAAAGTTGCTGTTTTCCGGATGCTCTTCTGATGGTTCAGTACGTGCGAAATAAGCGTTAGAATAACCCGCGTTTTGCGATGGATTGTTTTTATCATCTCCCGATGGCGTTACATTACTTTTACCGAAACTATGGCCACCCATTG
It encodes:
- a CDS encoding SRPBCC family protein, whose translation is METLHFKILINATREKVWKTTLDDATYREWTSAFMPGSYAVTDWQKGSKTLFLGPDGSGMVSRIAENIPNEFLSIEHLGEIKDGVEDTTSEKVQQWSGAFENYTLKDVDGQTEFSVDCDMADDYADMFKDIWPKALAKLKEVAERE